From the Butyrivibrio fibrisolvens genome, one window contains:
- a CDS encoding AraC family transcriptional regulator produces the protein MSEEMTYVTSNNLQEMQDYLKEHVDDYSLRDMADRFAMSQTNLQTHFMDEYGMSIYSYLRTLSDDGK, from the coding sequence ATGAGTGAGGAAATGACTTATGTAACAAGTAATAATCTTCAGGAAATGCAGGACTATTTAAAAGAACATGTAGACGACTACTCACTCAGAGATATGGCTGATCGCTTTGCCATGTCCCAGACCAATCTCCAGACCCATTTTATGGATGAGTACGGTATGTCTATCTATAGCTATCTAAGGACTTTATCTGATGATGGTAAATGA
- the uvrC gene encoding excinuclease ABC subunit UvrC — protein MEENRFDVKEELKKLPHSPGVYIMHDADDVIMYVGKAIDLHKRVQSYFRKIVGRGPQIDQMVSKIARFEYIVTDSELEALVLENNLIKENRPRYNTLLKDDKTYPYIKVTVQEEYPRILFSRLMRKDKARYFGPFTSAQAVKSTIDLINKIYGLRTCNRSLPKDIGQQRPCLNYYMGRCCGPCTGKVSQEEYRQHIDKALDFLSGNYNVILKDLEDKMYKASEEMDFEKAAHFRDLLSDVRSVAQKQKMTDSSMEDKDIIAIASDESDAVIQVFFVRDGRLIGREHFYMTHVGGNPQEEILLDFVKQFYSGTPFIPRELMLPVAIEDQEVIEKWLSGRKGSRMYITVPERGQKEKLMELAAENASLILSKDRERIKREEGRTIGAVKEIEKILGMKNLVRMEAYDISNISGFANVGSMVVFEKGKPKKSDYRKFRIKSVEGPNDYACMHEVLTRRLLHGLEERQDMELRNIDAQYGSFTRFPDLILMDGGRGQVNICLQVLDELGINIPVCGMVKDDNHRTRGLYFNNVELPIDTRSEGFKLITRIQDEAHRFAIEYHRSLRSKAQVRSVLDDIPGIGAARRKALMRDFESIKDIKEASVEELMKVPELREKEALAVYEFFHKEEK, from the coding sequence ATGGAAGAAAACAGATTTGATGTAAAAGAAGAACTCAAAAAACTCCCCCACAGTCCGGGCGTATATATAATGCACGACGCAGATGATGTAATCATGTATGTGGGCAAGGCTATAGACCTTCACAAGCGTGTTCAGTCCTACTTTAGGAAAATAGTAGGCCGCGGCCCCCAGATAGATCAGATGGTCTCTAAGATTGCGAGATTTGAATATATCGTTACGGATTCAGAACTTGAAGCTCTTGTCCTTGAGAACAATCTGATCAAAGAGAACAGACCCAGATACAATACGCTGCTCAAGGATGATAAGACTTATCCCTATATCAAGGTAACAGTACAGGAGGAGTATCCAAGGATTCTTTTTTCAAGACTTATGAGAAAAGATAAGGCCAGATACTTTGGCCCTTTTACCAGCGCTCAGGCTGTTAAGTCTACTATAGATCTTATTAACAAAATATACGGTCTTAGAACCTGCAACAGGTCTCTTCCCAAGGATATAGGCCAGCAAAGACCCTGTCTTAACTACTATATGGGAAGATGCTGCGGGCCATGTACAGGTAAGGTAAGTCAGGAAGAATACAGGCAGCATATAGATAAGGCTCTGGACTTTCTCTCCGGCAATTATAATGTCATCTTAAAAGACCTTGAAGATAAGATGTATAAGGCTTCGGAAGAGATGGACTTCGAGAAGGCAGCGCACTTTAGAGACCTTCTAAGTGATGTCAGAAGCGTTGCCCAGAAGCAGAAGATGACTGACTCTTCTATGGAGGATAAGGATATCATAGCTATAGCTTCTGATGAAAGCGATGCTGTTATTCAGGTATTCTTCGTAAGAGACGGACGTCTTATAGGACGTGAGCACTTCTACATGACGCATGTAGGAGGTAATCCGCAGGAAGAGATACTGCTTGATTTTGTGAAGCAGTTCTATTCGGGTACTCCTTTTATTCCAAGAGAGCTCATGCTGCCTGTTGCTATAGAGGATCAGGAAGTGATAGAGAAGTGGCTATCCGGAAGGAAGGGAAGCCGCATGTATATCACTGTCCCTGAAAGAGGTCAGAAGGAAAAGCTCATGGAGCTTGCTGCAGAGAATGCATCTCTTATTTTATCCAAAGACAGGGAGAGGATAAAGCGCGAAGAAGGAAGGACTATAGGCGCTGTCAAAGAGATAGAGAAGATCCTGGGCATGAAGAATCTTGTCAGAATGGAAGCTTATGATATATCGAATATAAGCGGCTTTGCCAATGTTGGATCTATGGTCGTATTCGAAAAGGGTAAGCCCAAAAAGAGCGACTACAGAAAGTTCAGGATCAAGTCTGTAGAAGGTCCTAATGATTATGCCTGCATGCATGAAGTCCTTACAAGAAGGCTTCTTCACGGACTTGAAGAAAGGCAGGACATGGAGCTTAGAAATATAGATGCCCAGTATGGAAGCTTCACCAGATTCCCTGATCTGATCCTCATGGATGGTGGACGAGGTCAGGTCAATATCTGCCTTCAGGTCCTTGATGAGCTTGGTATCAATATACCAGTATGCGGTATGGTCAAGGACGACAATCACAGAACAAGAGGCCTTTATTTTAACAATGTAGAGCTGCCTATAGACACTCGCAGCGAAGGCTTTAAGCTTATAACAAGGATCCAGGACGAAGCTCATAGATTCGCCATAGAATATCACAGATCCTTAAGAAGCAAAGCTCAGGTAAGATCTGTCCTTGACGACATACCCGGAATCGGAGCTGCCAGAAGGAAAGCTCTCATGAGAGACTTTGAGTCGATCAAGGATATTAAAGAGGCTTCTGTAGAGGAACTTATGAAGGTCCCTGAACTTAGGGAAAAAGAAGCTTTGGCAGTCTACGAATTCTTTCATAAAGAAGAAAAGTAA
- the ftsH gene encoding ATP-dependent zinc metalloprotease FtsH, producing the protein MDNENNNERKDKGSGNSSGNRQSLLMLLLAALVCMFVVSYLTNALSSASTIEIRYDQFIEMLDNKQIESVVIESDKITITPNEDGIIAYNKNNKKEEIATPDTKFYTGIVTDFELQQKLEDAGIEYTSTVPDSRSYIISLVLSYVLPVVILWILLGFLFRRMSKGAGGIFNVGKSNAKVYVQKETGVTFKDVAGEDEAKESLVEVVDFLHNPGKYVKIGAKLPKGALLVGPPGTGKTLLAKAVAGEAHVPFYSLAGSDFIELYVGVGASRVRDLFAEANKNAPCIIFIDEIDAIGRSRDSKFGGGNEEREQTLNQLLSEMDGFDSSKGVLILGATNRPEILDKALLRPGRFDRRIIVDKPDLKGRVEILKVHSKDVKMDETVDLEEVALATSGAVGSDLANMINEAAINAVKGKRDYVSQKDLMEAVEQVLVGKEKKDRILSKEERKLVSYHEVGHALISAVQKNTEPVQKITIVPRTMGALGYVMQVPEEEKFLSTKDEMHDDIVVALGGRAAEEVIFNTVTTGAQNDIEKATELARSMITMYGMSDKFGLMQLESIQNRYLDGRKELNCSDQTAADVDKEVMKVLASCYEEAKEIIKAHLTTMDRLAEHLISKETISGKEFMRIYREVEGLSEPTEEEKNQSRLRIYATRPESARVGESSAESDNAASNSSSMQSLGGLGSEASNEPKKPSAIDLLSSRKTSSDIAAEKPKTKSSFDEAMNDAHNWMSGQSSYSSNNDQTSESQDTSKDADTLPSSDGQAIADTDYVQRPSTLYGSDANKGKDDKKNEPDPMDILTRQGGFDSARDSRYIWANQPENLWSNEKKDDSEDSSKQSGGRFSHVPDDFDSRSDKSDEGSDN; encoded by the coding sequence ATGGATAACGAAAACAATAACGAACGAAAAGATAAGGGCAGCGGTAACTCATCCGGCAACAGACAAAGCCTTCTGATGCTCCTTTTGGCAGCGCTTGTATGTATGTTTGTGGTGTCTTATCTGACCAATGCTCTTAGCAGCGCTTCAACTATCGAGATCAGATATGACCAGTTCATAGAGATGCTTGATAATAAGCAGATAGAATCTGTAGTCATTGAGTCTGACAAAATCACCATCACACCCAATGAAGATGGAATCATAGCTTATAACAAGAATAACAAAAAAGAAGAGATAGCAACTCCCGATACCAAGTTCTATACCGGTATAGTAACGGACTTTGAACTTCAGCAGAAGCTTGAAGATGCAGGTATCGAGTATACATCCACAGTTCCGGATTCAAGGAGCTACATTATCTCACTTGTATTGTCATATGTACTACCTGTAGTGATCTTATGGATACTTCTTGGGTTCCTCTTTAGGCGTATGTCCAAGGGAGCAGGCGGTATCTTCAATGTAGGTAAGTCCAATGCCAAGGTATATGTTCAGAAAGAAACCGGTGTTACCTTCAAGGATGTAGCAGGTGAAGATGAAGCTAAAGAGTCACTTGTAGAAGTCGTAGACTTCCTTCATAACCCGGGCAAATATGTCAAGATCGGAGCTAAACTTCCTAAGGGAGCACTTCTTGTAGGACCTCCCGGAACAGGTAAGACACTTCTTGCCAAGGCTGTTGCAGGTGAAGCACATGTTCCTTTCTATTCACTTGCTGGTTCTGACTTTATAGAGCTGTATGTCGGCGTTGGTGCAAGCCGTGTAAGAGACCTATTTGCAGAAGCTAATAAGAATGCACCTTGTATCATCTTCATCGATGAGATCGATGCTATAGGTCGTAGCCGTGATTCCAAGTTTGGAGGCGGCAATGAAGAAAGAGAACAGACCCTCAACCAGCTCCTTTCCGAGATGGACGGTTTTGATTCAAGTAAAGGTGTTCTCATACTAGGTGCTACCAACAGACCTGAGATACTTGATAAGGCTCTCCTTCGTCCGGGACGTTTTGACAGAAGGATCATCGTTGATAAGCCTGATCTTAAGGGCCGAGTAGAGATCCTCAAGGTTCACTCCAAGGATGTCAAGATGGATGAAACTGTAGATCTTGAAGAGGTTGCACTTGCAACAAGCGGCGCTGTCGGTTCTGACCTTGCCAATATGATCAATGAAGCAGCCATCAACGCTGTTAAAGGTAAGCGCGACTATGTATCCCAGAAAGACCTCATGGAAGCTGTAGAACAGGTTCTTGTAGGTAAGGAGAAAAAAGACAGAATCCTCTCCAAGGAAGAGCGTAAGCTCGTATCTTATCATGAAGTGGGACATGCACTTATCAGTGCTGTTCAGAAAAATACAGAGCCTGTACAGAAGATCACTATCGTGCCACGTACCATGGGTGCTCTTGGATATGTAATGCAGGTTCCTGAAGAAGAGAAGTTCTTAAGTACAAAAGATGAAATGCACGATGATATAGTTGTGGCTCTGGGCGGACGTGCTGCAGAAGAGGTTATCTTCAACACAGTCACAACCGGTGCTCAGAACGATATAGAGAAGGCTACAGAGCTTGCAAGATCCATGATCACTATGTACGGAATGAGTGATAAGTTCGGACTTATGCAGCTTGAATCCATTCAGAACAGATATCTTGACGGCCGCAAAGAACTCAACTGCTCAGACCAGACAGCAGCTGACGTTGATAAGGAAGTTATGAAAGTTCTTGCTTCCTGCTACGAAGAAGCTAAGGAGATAATAAAGGCGCACCTGACAACTATGGACCGCCTGGCAGAGCATCTTATCAGCAAAGAAACCATTTCAGGTAAGGAGTTCATGAGAATCTACCGTGAGGTAGAAGGTCTCTCAGAACCTACCGAAGAAGAGAAGAATCAGTCAAGACTCAGAATATATGCAACAAGACCGGAATCAGCAAGAGTTGGAGAAAGCAGCGCAGAAAGTGATAATGCTGCAAGCAATAGCTCTTCGATGCAGTCTTTAGGAGGACTTGGATCTGAAGCTTCTAATGAACCCAAGAAGCCAAGTGCTATAGATCTTCTTTCATCAAGAAAGACATCATCTGATATAGCCGCAGAAAAGCCTAAGACCAAGAGCTCATTTGACGAAGCCATGAATGATGCTCATAACTGGATGAGCGGACAGTCATCTTATAGCAGTAATAATGACCAGACAAGCGAAAGTCAGGATACATCTAAAGATGCTGATACGTTACCTTCAAGTGATGGTCAGGCGATTGCAGATACAGACTATGTTCAAAGGCCAAGCACCCTTTACGGCAGTGATGCCAACAAAGGCAAGGATGATAAGAAAAATGAGCCTGATCCTATGGATATCCTGACAAGGCAGGGAGGATTTGACTCAGCAAGAGACAGTAGATACATCTGGGCTAACCAGCCTGAGAACCTGTGGTCTAATGAGAAGAAGGATGATAGTGAAGATTCTTCCAAGCAGTCAGGCGGAAGATTCTCACATGTTCCGGATGACTTTGATTCCAGATCAGATAAGTCTGATGAAGGTTCTGACAACTAA
- a CDS encoding DUF6472 family protein: MDCDTCAYYEYDEEDESYSCSVNLDEDEMYHFLTRRTKKCPYWRSNDEYGVVRHQI; the protein is encoded by the coding sequence ATGGACTGTGATACATGTGCATATTATGAATATGATGAAGAAGATGAATCCTACAGCTGCAGTGTGAACCTTGATGAGGACGAGATGTACCACTTCCTTACAAGGCGTACCAAGAAATGCCCATATTGGCGCAGCAACGATGAGTATGGCGTAGTAAGACACCAGATCTGA
- a CDS encoding glycoside hydrolase — protein MKAGFRRSLSTGLSIALLSCLLTGCDKAHGSEALSDSAGSKDLEQDTYITAEDVTSMEISKTVTLSLQNSQKFNDTNKDGYGEFQGWGTSLCWWANRVGYSEELTLLTVEAFFDKEKGLGMNIGRYNVGGGDDVCKGAVSKEAKEADPFLHQQHIQRSDSAVPGYCTDVTKIDLESNPESYYKDNFDRADFECGYAWNYDWEADANQMNVLKAAADAAGDEFIAEAFSNSPPYFMTVSGCSSGGVDPSVDNLREDSYTAFAAYMADVIEHWMKEGVITFQSVDPMNEPATDYWSAYSPKQEGCHFSQGDSQSRILTALNDELKAKGIDIIICASDETSIDAAVNSYNALSDDAKSVVTRIDTHSYQGTQYSLLKETALEAGVNLWMSEVDGTYTIGNEDTKMQAALGFSGQIIKDINGLMPTAWIMWDAVDIHVDTDNIYDTCTIKEAEDIVSKGVPFWGIAIADHDSKELLLSKKYYAFGQFTRYIRPGYCILGTDDKANQVTAAYNPEDGSIVIVAMNTRDEDVKWEIDLSEMNIKDDNSIQIIRTSGDMESGENWADVTDSSYAQLNDDRTKLTIVLKNSSVTTFVIG, from the coding sequence ATGAAGGCAGGATTTAGAAGATCATTGTCAACAGGGTTATCTATAGCACTACTGTCTTGTCTTTTAACAGGATGTGATAAGGCGCATGGATCAGAGGCTTTATCAGATAGTGCCGGCAGCAAGGATTTAGAACAAGACACATATATTACGGCGGAGGATGTTACAAGTATGGAGATTTCCAAGACAGTTACACTGTCGCTTCAAAATTCTCAGAAATTTAATGATACCAACAAGGACGGCTATGGTGAATTCCAGGGATGGGGTACATCACTATGCTGGTGGGCCAACAGGGTAGGATATAGTGAAGAGTTAACCTTGCTTACAGTCGAGGCTTTTTTTGACAAGGAAAAAGGACTTGGTATGAATATCGGAAGATATAATGTGGGTGGAGGAGACGATGTGTGTAAGGGAGCTGTATCCAAAGAGGCCAAGGAGGCTGATCCCTTCCTTCATCAGCAGCACATACAAAGGTCTGATTCTGCTGTTCCAGGTTACTGCACAGATGTTACTAAGATAGATCTTGAGAGTAATCCTGAGTCATATTATAAGGACAATTTCGACAGGGCGGATTTTGAATGCGGATATGCCTGGAATTATGACTGGGAGGCAGATGCTAACCAGATGAATGTATTAAAGGCGGCAGCAGATGCGGCAGGAGATGAGTTTATCGCAGAGGCTTTTTCCAATTCTCCGCCATATTTCATGACAGTCAGTGGATGTTCGTCAGGAGGAGTGGATCCGTCGGTGGACAATCTCAGAGAGGATTCCTACACAGCTTTTGCCGCGTACATGGCAGATGTCATAGAGCATTGGATGAAGGAAGGCGTAATTACCTTTCAGAGCGTCGATCCTATGAACGAGCCTGCTACAGATTATTGGAGCGCATACAGCCCCAAGCAGGAAGGGTGCCATTTCTCGCAAGGAGATTCTCAGTCCAGGATACTGACAGCGCTTAATGATGAGCTTAAGGCTAAAGGGATAGATATAATCATATGCGCAAGCGATGAGACAAGCATTGACGCAGCAGTTAATTCATATAATGCGCTTTCGGATGATGCCAAGTCTGTTGTCACCAGGATAGATACACATTCTTATCAGGGGACTCAGTATAGCCTGTTAAAAGAAACTGCGCTGGAAGCAGGAGTTAATCTGTGGATGAGCGAAGTGGACGGAACATATACAATTGGTAATGAAGATACCAAAATGCAGGCAGCGCTTGGTTTCTCCGGTCAGATAATCAAGGATATAAATGGCCTTATGCCTACTGCCTGGATCATGTGGGATGCAGTTGATATCCATGTGGATACTGACAATATATATGACACCTGCACGATCAAAGAGGCAGAGGATATCGTATCAAAAGGTGTCCCTTTCTGGGGGATAGCTATAGCTGATCATGATAGTAAGGAGCTTTTACTTAGTAAAAAATACTATGCCTTTGGCCAGTTCACAAGGTATATAAGGCCCGGATACTGCATATTAGGAACTGATGATAAGGCAAATCAGGTAACAGCAGCATATAACCCCGAGGACGGAAGCATCGTTATAGTTGCTATGAATACAAGAGATGAGGATGTCAAATGGGAGATAGATCTATCTGAAATGAATATTAAAGATGATAATAGTATACAGATCATCAGAACAAGCGGTGATATGGAAAGTGGTGAGAACTGGGCTGATGTAACAGACAGTTCATATGCTCAGCTAAATGATGATAGAACTAAACTTACTATAGTTTTGAAAAACAGCAGTGTTACCACCTTTGTGATCGGATGA
- a CDS encoding ASKHA domain-containing protein has protein sequence MRISKEVEIKIYHDNKSVKVLHAPRGKKLLDLLRDNDIRISCPCSGSGTCGKCKVQFLNDGVRITTADLKHIPKEDLERGYRLACMSILTEDARIAIQDYNEDNIVCPESTSSENEVIKVANPDIAVSPDIRAYSEGLDNISKTDFFYGIGIDLGTTTIAVSLIKLPDSEIESRGVNTDVSKLNPNRCRELHQFEPLATFFARDMRLKNGNSSISAPGSGFTEDSWSHNIVHVVTGTNHQRSYGTDVISRIKASKEKGKRLKELVVSDIEDLIQKLLTQTGCSYSRIKRIAIAGNTTMLHLLRGYNCESLGVYPYTPVNLDIEDLKAGDIFPKLEDNISNIPVTILPGFSAFVGADILSGLYATRPWKMDHEYIFLDLGTNGEMAAGFGDKIYVTSTAAGPVFEGNGIRYGIPGIPGAIKGAEFAGGKLKVTTIEDAPPIGICGTGVLEIISALVREGLVDETGLLSEEYFDNGYPVSRDEDGIGIVITQNDIRQVQMAKAAVNVGLDLLYEKIRSLDDQFPSSKERLARNKDKAGKPYVIISGGFGAGISFDRIKELKMFPASITDNGDNIYIAGNTSLLGTARYLCIASLYGTKIAREELCMIQRMAKEIELSQDDSFSDRYYEAMNF, from the coding sequence ATGAGAATCAGTAAAGAAGTAGAGATAAAAATATATCATGACAATAAGTCCGTGAAAGTACTTCATGCCCCAAGAGGCAAGAAGCTTTTGGATCTTCTAAGAGACAATGATATTCGTATAAGTTGTCCTTGTTCGGGATCCGGAACCTGTGGTAAATGCAAAGTACAGTTTCTTAATGATGGAGTTCGTATTACTACAGCTGATCTAAAGCATATACCAAAAGAAGACTTAGAAAGAGGATATCGTCTTGCCTGCATGAGCATTCTCACAGAAGATGCCAGGATAGCTATCCAAGACTATAACGAGGACAATATCGTATGTCCTGAAAGCACATCATCTGAAAATGAAGTGATCAAAGTCGCCAATCCTGATATCGCTGTATCACCGGATATTAGAGCATATTCGGAAGGCTTAGATAATATCAGTAAGACGGACTTTTTCTATGGAATAGGTATAGATCTTGGAACTACAACTATAGCCGTATCACTTATAAAGCTTCCGGATTCTGAAATCGAAAGTAGAGGTGTTAATACAGATGTAAGTAAGCTGAACCCAAATCGGTGCCGCGAGCTTCACCAATTTGAACCATTAGCCACTTTCTTTGCCCGTGACATGAGGTTAAAAAATGGAAATTCATCAATATCTGCACCCGGATCAGGATTTACAGAAGATTCCTGGTCCCACAATATCGTACATGTTGTAACAGGAACCAATCATCAGAGAAGCTACGGAACAGACGTAATATCAAGGATCAAGGCATCTAAAGAAAAGGGTAAAAGACTAAAGGAGTTAGTGGTAAGCGATATAGAAGATCTCATACAAAAGCTTCTGACACAGACAGGATGCAGTTATTCCAGAATAAAAAGAATAGCAATTGCAGGAAATACTACAATGCTGCACCTTCTAAGAGGATATAATTGTGAGAGTCTTGGAGTATATCCCTATACACCTGTAAATCTTGATATAGAAGATCTGAAAGCAGGAGATATTTTTCCAAAACTGGAAGATAATATTTCCAATATACCTGTGACTATCCTTCCGGGTTTTAGCGCCTTTGTGGGAGCAGACATATTATCAGGTCTTTATGCTACAAGACCATGGAAGATGGATCATGAATATATTTTTCTGGATCTTGGTACCAACGGAGAGATGGCTGCAGGTTTTGGGGACAAGATATATGTAACATCTACGGCAGCAGGGCCTGTATTTGAAGGTAATGGCATACGTTACGGAATACCGGGTATCCCAGGCGCTATAAAAGGGGCAGAGTTTGCAGGCGGGAAGCTCAAAGTCACAACAATAGAAGACGCACCTCCTATAGGAATCTGTGGAACGGGCGTACTTGAGATAATAAGTGCTCTTGTAAGAGAGGGACTCGTGGATGAGACTGGGCTTTTGTCTGAAGAGTATTTTGATAATGGCTACCCTGTCAGCAGGGATGAAGACGGAATAGGTATCGTCATAACCCAAAACGATATAAGACAGGTGCAGATGGCCAAGGCAGCAGTTAATGTAGGTCTTGATCTTTTGTATGAAAAAATAAGATCTCTTGATGATCAATTCCCTTCTTCTAAAGAAAGATTAGCAAGGAATAAAGATAAAGCAGGTAAGCCTTATGTTATAATATCAGGCGGATTTGGAGCAGGTATTTCTTTTGACAGGATCAAAGAACTTAAGATGTTCCCGGCAAGTATCACTGATAATGGTGATAACATATATATAGCCGGCAATACATCGCTTCTTGGCACAGCGAGGTACTTGTGCATAGCATCTTTATATGGTACAAAGATAGCTCGGGAAGAATTATGTATGATACAAAGGATGGCAAAAGAGATAGAGCTGTCGCAAGATGACAGCTTTAGCGACAGATATTATGAAGCGATGAACTTTTAA